The segment TTTTCCGCTTATTCTAAAGCGCGCTTTAATCAAGAGTTTGGTGTTGTTGTAGACGACGATGCTGTAGAATCCTTAAAGAATGAGATTTATACTATTGAACGTCGTAAGTTTGATGGTAACACAGTAGTGAATTTACATAATAAAAAGGGTGGCCTATCAGTAACATTACCATTTAGTGCAGTACAAAAAGAGGCATTAAGTGATTTTCCGGATGCAACGGCTGGTTATTTATTTCAGTCCCCAATGATTGTTACTGCTATTATTGAAAATAAAATGCCATATGCTCCTGATAAAACAGATATGGTTTTTAAATATGATGGTCTTAGTAAAAGTTACTGGAGAAAAATAACTCTTACTGGTGCTGTAGATATGGACATTATTGCTTTAAATTTTGAGTTGAGTAAGCATCCTAAGCAAGCATATAATATTATTCTGTATCCTCGTGTAACAGAGAGTGTCACATCAAATGATATTAATAAAATAATGGCTAATTATGTATTGCCTTCAATTCAATCTCTTCGAGGTTTAGATGACTATAGCCGAGTAGAAAACTATAAGAAATATTCTTTTAGAGTTCCTAAAACAGCCGTTAAAGAAAATAACCCTAATGTTAAGATAGATGGTGTGACTTTCACAGTTGATAGAGATATAAGGCAACAAATTTTGATTGACCCTGTAAATAATTTGGAAAAGGGTGTATTTAGTTCATTTGACGAAATTGATCTGTTACAAAAAATAGATAATAAGACTGCTGAGTTCTTTGGATTTCCTGGATCTCCAAAGATTATCAAAGGTAGCCATTCCTTTGTTTGGAATGATGGTGTGCCAGGTTTACTACTAGATCTTGAATTAGATAATCGCCAGGGTGTATTGATGTTTATTACTTATGATGATAGTTTTAAGTACCAAAATTCAATCCAATATCCCTTAGATGATGGTGCATATACTAAGGCGCAGTTACGAAAATTAATTACAGATGTAACATTATCTGACACTGGTAATATGTATCAAGAGGATGTTTGGTTTATCTAATCCTTATTTTTATAAATAAAATAGGGAAAGAAATCATACGATTCCTTTCCTTGTTTAGATATGATATAATTTATATCAAAGTGAGGCATAAATGGTTTGGTCGCCAGACTTCGCTTCTAAAGTTTTAAAATTGAAGAAACGGTCTGACTTCTATGTCGGGCCTTTTTTCATGCCCCAATTAGAAAGCTAGCTTTCAGCTAGAGGTCAATCACTTTGCTGCCATGATAATGGTCGCCACAAGTATGCCAAAGGAAATCATCAACGATAACACTTTGAATGTACTCATATTGATCACCGCCAATCCTCGAGTTGATTAGCAAAGGCTGGACCCATTTAGAGGCCTCAAGTTCAATATAATGTTGTGAATAATAAAAGTAAATAGATTAGAGGTTCCTAATAGTCACCTAGGTGATCAATAGGAACCTCTTTCGTTTTGTAATTAGTTTGGGGGATTTAACAGTATCTTTTATGCAGACCTCGTTTGCCGTATATTTTTAAGATTATAGCAATAATTGTATTTAATACAAATAGAAGAGCAAAGCATACTAAGGCTGTAGTATATCCATATCCTGCTTCGTGAAAGTATGACACGAGCATAGGACCAACTATACCAGCTAATCCCCAAGCGGTTAGAATGCGGCCATGAATAGTGGAGAGTTGGCGTATGCCATAGAGGTCTGCAAGATATGCTGGCATACAGGCGAATCCGCCGCCATAGCAGGTGATAATGAGAAGAATTAAAACTTGGAATGTTAGAGCATTATTGGTTTCGGCAAGTACGTAGAATGCGATGATTTGTATAACAAAGAATAGTATGTAAGTTTGTGCACGGCCAAAGTAGTCGGAGATAGTGGACCATGCAATGCGACCTCCACCATTGAAGATACCGATGATACCAACTAGTGATGCAGCTGCTGCAGGTGTCATACCAATGGTTTCTTGTGCCATAGGGGATGCTAAGGATAGAAGACCTATACCACAGGTAATATTAATAAAGAAAATCCACCAAAGGGCACCAAATTGCCAAGTTTTCATAGCATCATTGGCTAGCATACCATGGTTGTGAACGTACATAGTGGATTTATCTTTCGTAGTTCGAGGTGGTTGTTTTGGTTGAGGTGCTTTCAAATAGAGAGAAGAGGCGCCCATAACCACTAGATAGATTACGCCGAGGATAATGAAGTTATTTACTAATCCAACTTGAGCTACGAGGAATTGCATAAGTGGTCCTGCAATGAGTGAAGCAAATCCAAAACCCATAATGGCTAACCCGGTGGCAAATCCTGGGCGATTTGGAAAGTATTTTACCAGTGTAGAAACTGGTGTTATAT is part of the Veillonella nakazawae genome and harbors:
- a CDS encoding putative holin-like toxin; the protein is MSTFKVLSLMISFGILVATIIMAAK
- a CDS encoding OFA family MFS transporter, which codes for MRNRWLIALAAIGLHISIGSVYAWSVLTRPIMADMGFTMSQTTWTFSLAILMLGLSAGFLGSFAEKIGPKKSGLLAMLFWVAGLLGTAYALSVHNLTLLYLFYGIIGGIGLGIGYITPVSTLVKYFPNRPGFATGLAIMGFGFASLIAGPLMQFLVAQVGLVNNFIILGVIYLVVMGASSLYLKAPQPKQPPRTTKDKSTMYVHNHGMLANDAMKTWQFGALWWIFFINITCGIGLLSLASPMAQETIGMTPAAAASLVGIIGIFNGGGRIAWSTISDYFGRAQTYILFFVIQIIAFYVLAETNNALTFQVLILLIITCYGGGFACMPAYLADLYGIRQLSTIHGRILTAWGLAGIVGPMLVSYFHEAGYGYTTALVCFALLFVLNTIIAIILKIYGKRGLHKRYC